A single Aspergillus chevalieri M1 DNA, chromosome 3, nearly complete sequence DNA region contains:
- a CDS encoding AMP-binding enzyme domain protein (COG:I;~EggNog:ENOG410PVSX;~InterPro:IPR000873,IPR020845,IPR042099,IPR025110;~PFAM:PF00501,PF13193) translates to MIFESRFPLPPVPSTDVFNYIFRHGRRSYPWSRVLYRDDKAGETLTLAELEEKSRRFADVMRSEYDIQPKDVVSILAKDRIQYPIAYFAALAAGATVALIPVQQEMSEADIATRLLESHVKLLITDSDLLALAEVSASLADAIRIITLNHTEGQVWASLETLLPRGRPDTDFFRLKSRVEAAEYDAFLNRTSGSTGKVKSVLTSHAHFIASMEGTIGTIPDNTNPKHDVWLSPFSLGFFINAKLHMGLNILLGIPVVLMQGSLDETTVDVIGRHRITFLFLSPPVAARLARADLRGAGVDVSSVKWLLTAGAPMHENLRKTVSEQFNGVHLDLEWGTSETMLISIQCNEESRCGGFSGTLVNGIQARVISMRTGQDLGPGESGEILVRNQLCRFRGYQDNEKANRDFDEEGWFRTGDYGYLDKDCNVFIVDRIKELLKVGEGYGTHISAVELEAVVFEHPAVASVVVVSIRNEFTQLDEPYAFVIPKPGYVRRRQLLIKLEQEILEFANTRLTGLRRLTGGVRCLSHFPTTGFKINRRALKQMGHAASVQMANGMALPAVQAPVQSV, encoded by the exons ATGATTTTTGAGTCTAGgttccctcttcctcctgtaCCCAGCACGGATGTATTCAACTACATCTTCCGCCATGGGCGACGTTCATACCCATGGAGTCGAGTGCTGTATCGAGACGACAAAGCAGGGGAAACGCTCACGTTAGCAGAGCTCGAAGAGAAAAGTCGACGCTTCGCCGATGTCATGCGCTCCGAGTATGATATCCAACCTAAAGATGTTGTCAGTATCCTCGCCAAAGATAGG ATTCAATATCCCATCGCTTACTTTGCGGCGCTGGCTGCCGGAGCCACTGTGGCTCTCATCCCCGTACAACAGGAAATGTCCGAGGCGGATATCGCCACTCGACTGCTAGAATCGCACGTCAAGCTGCTCATCACTGATAGCGACCTACTGGCCTTGGCCGAGGTATCGGCGAGCCTGGCTGATGCCATTCGTATAATTACATTGAATCACACGGAAGGCCAAGTTTGGGCGTCGCTGGAGACTCTACTTCCACGCGGACGACCTGATACTGACTTCTTCCGACTGAAATCCAGGGTTGAGGCCGCAGAATACGATGCCTTTCTCAATCGAACGAGCGGATCCACAGGCAAAGTCAAGTCGGTGTTGACAAGCCATGCGCACTTCATCGCCAGCATGGAGGGCACCATCGGTACGATACCAGATAACACAAATCCGAAACACGATGTGTGGCTCTCGCCGTTCTCGCTGGGATTCTTCATCAACGCCAAGCTGCACATGGGGCTCAACATCCTGCTGGGTATCCCCGTGGTCCTGATGCAAGGCAGCCTCGATGAAACCACAGTGGACGTGATCGGGCGCCACCGCATTACATTTCTGTTCCTCTCTCCGCCCGTTGCAGCCCGTTTGGCACGGGCTGACCTGCGCGGCGCGGGGGTGGATGTCAGCAGTGTCAAGTGGCTGCTCACGGCTGGCGCGCCGATGCACGAGAACCTGCGAAAGACGGTGTCGGAGCAGTTCAATGGCGTACATCTGGATTTGGAGTGGGGCACGTCAGAGACTATGCTGATTTCCATACAATGCAACGAGGAGTCGCGATGTGGCGGATTCAGCGGCACCCTGGTAAACGGCATACAGGCCAGAGTCATCAGCATGAGGACCGGACAAGATCTGGGACCCGGAGAGTCCGGGGAGATTCTCGTGCGCAATCAACTTTGTCGTTTCCGAGGCTACCAAGACAACGAGAAGGCCAATCGAGACTTCGATGAGGAGGGCTGGTTCCGCACGGGCGACTACGGTTATCTGGACAAGGACTGCAACGTCTTCATTGTTGACCGCATCAAAGAGCTCCTCAAGGTAGGCGAGGGGTATGGCACGCACATCTCGGCCGTGGAGCTTGAAGCGGTGGTTTTCGAGCATCCGGCCGTGGCCAGCGTCGTGGTTGTGAGTATTCGCAACGAGTTTACGCAATTGGACGAGCCATATGCGTTTGTCATCCCCAAGCCTGGGTATGTCCGGAGGCGGCAACTTCTAATAAAGCTGGAGCAGGAGATCCTGGAGTTTGCTAACACCAGGCTGACGGGGCTGAGGAGGTTGACTGGCGGGGTCCGGTGTCTGTCGCATTTTCCTACCACAGGATTCAAGATCAATCGCAGGGCGCTTAAGCAAATGGGCCATGCGGCATCTGTGCAGATGGCGAATGGAATGGCTCTTCCGGCGGTGCAAGCTCCTGTACAATCTGTATGA
- a CDS encoding uncharacterized protein (COG:S;~EggNog:ENOG410PPU5), with translation MEAPLQPLPVQPPLGNQPQDEFSGTERVYLLPHHQNEIERLKRQHFFIKAATDDKLIPIDLPTGARVLDSGCADAHDWKTVLANLANAVKPGGVLQLVEAEWVLDSYADELVQRKKLAKVQEWATGSSGMDLHIWKKFSDLLSLGFHDMKIQTYPLGYGATPKRPQDCIWTAELLPQSFRHLVRKIPAEGIPGVAQTPQEYLSWLDDLVEGIKQIVYTPKLRWLTARKA, from the exons ATGGAAGCACCTCTTCAACCACTGCCGGTACAACCCCCTCTGGGAAACCAACCCCAGGACGAGTTCAGCGGCACCGAAAGAGTTTATTTGCTCCCCCACCATCAAAACGAGATTGAACGCCTGAAACGGCAACATTTCTTCATCAAGGCGGCGACCGATGATAAGCTGATCCCGATCGATCTGCCCACTGGAGCCAGAGTGCTGGATTCAGGATGCGCCGATG CCCACGACTGGAAGACAGTGCTGGCCAATCTGGCGAATGCGGTCAAGCCCGGTGGAGTGCTACAACTGGTCGAGGCTGAATGGGTTCTGGATTCGTACGCGGACGAGCTTGTGCAGCGAAAGAAATTGGCCAAGGTGCAAGAGTGGGCGACTGGATCTTCCGGCATGGACCTGCACATTTGGAAGAAATTTTCAGATCTCCTCTCGCTAGGCTTTCACGACATGAAGATTCAGACCTACCCCCTGGGCTATGGCGCCACTCCCAAGAGACCGCAAGACTGCATCTGGACGGCAGAGCTTTTGCCACAGTCCTTCCGTCACTTGGTGCGGAAGATTCCTG CCGAGGGGATTCCCGGTGTGGCCCAAACCCCCCAGGAGTATCTATCGTGGTTGGACGATCTTGTGGAGGGGATAAAACAGATTGTATATACGCCCAAGCTCCGATGGTTGACTGCGCGAAAGGCTTAG
- a CDS encoding uncharacterized protein (COG:I;~EggNog:ENOG410PMS5;~InterPro:IPR001128,IPR042099,IPR000873,IPR036396, IPR017972;~go_function: GO:0005506 - iron ion binding [Evidence IEA];~go_function: GO:0016705 - oxidoreductase activity, acting on paired donors, with incorporation or reduction of molecular oxygen [Evidence IEA];~go_function: GO:0020037 - heme binding [Evidence IEA];~go_process: GO:0055114 - oxidation-reduction process [Evidence IEA]), which translates to MFPDQQSCLFELVQRQYQLQTTAPAVCARDGDMTHEELERYSSRLAAYLQTRGVGAVSFVPLFFEKSRLTVLCQMAVMKAGGIFVLMDPAHPIRQAQRLCDELNVNLVLTSDALYNGLETQREVGLRNAAYTGFTAGSTGKPKIFVLEHLSVGQVLQALYSLIPVKPQSHLLQFAGYTFDISIMDHLAALVSGACLCVPSEWERRNSLADAMCGYQVDYACLTTSVLRTLRPADVPCVKTVVQIREAKASDVVDRWSHMCQLINAYGPAECALACSVQDRLGPGSEATNIETCITGALPVVDRDDYQCLLPIGAVGELVVEGPQVGRAYMGDPEKTAAAMKKWLRVVVSYSTDTFIAADALHWWPRILRPVLTRVLRLSGPDTFDPYRFLTLRQTAPDKETYAQATTPSPDHMGWGLGKHACPGRNLVLTEIKIALCHIPLKYEFQLPGDVRPRPSLFGIFLCF; encoded by the exons ATGTTCCCCGACCAACAGTCCTGCCTGTTTGAGCTGGTTCAGCGTCAATACCAGCTCCAAACCACGGCACCGGCGGTATGTGCACGGGATGGAGACATGACCCATGAAGAACTGGAACGGTATTCCTCCCGACTTGCAGCCTATCTTCAAACCAGAGGCGTGGGAGCGGTGAGTTTCGTGCCGCTGTTTTTCGAGAAGTCACGTCTTACCGTCCTCTGCCAGATGGCGGTCATGAAGGCCGGAGGCATCTTTGTTCTCATGGACCCGGCTCATCCAATTCGCCAGGCTCAGCGTCTCTGTGACGAGCTGAATGTCAATCTCGTCCTAACCTCGGACGCCTTG TACAATGGCTTGGAAACCCAACGAGAGGTAGGACTCAGGAATGCGGCGTATACCGGATTTACAGCTGGGTCCACCGGGAAGCCAAAGATCTTCGTCCTGGAACATCTCTCAGTTGGCCAAGTTCTCCAGGCACTATACTCATTGATTCCCGTTAAACCGCAGTCTCACTTGCTCCAATTCGCAGGGTATACCTTCGATATCAGCATCATGGACCACCTCGCTGCCCTGGTTTCCGGGGCTTGTCTCTGCGTGCCGTCCGAATGGGAGCGTCGCAATTCGCTGGCCGATGCCATGTGCGGATACCAGGTGGACTACGCATGCCTCACCACCTCTGTTCTGCGAACTCTGCGTCCCGCAGATGTCCCTTGTGTCAAGACGGTAGTACAAATTCGAGAAGCGAAGGCTTCGGATGTGGTCGACCGCTGGTCCCACATGTGTCAATTGATCAACGCGTATGGACCAGCCGAATGTGCCTTGGCATGTAGTGTGCAAGATCGCTTGGGCCCTGGCTCTGAGGCCACTAACATCGAGACCTGCATCACTGGTGCCCTCCCGGTGGTGGATCGAGATGACTATCAATGCCTTCTCCCCATCGGCGCAGTGGGAGAGCTTGTCGTCGAAGGACCTCAAGTCGGTAGAGCATACATGGGAGATCCAGAGAAAACTGCAGCCGCAATGAAAAAATGGCTCCGGGTTGTGGTTTCGTACTCCACTGACACGTTTATCGCCGCAGACGCTCTGCATTGGTGGCCTCGAATCCTTCGTCCGGTGCTGACCCGGGTATTGCGTCTATCCGGGCCCGATACCTTTGACCCCTACAGATTTCTCACACTCCGACAAACAGCGCCCGACAAAGAGACCTATGCACAAGCCACCACACCGTCGCCCGATCACATGGGATGGGGATTGGGCAAGCATGCTTGTCCAGGACGAAATCTAGTGCTTACAGAAATCAAGATTGCTCTTTGTCATATTCCCCTGAAGTATGAATTTCAGCTGCCGGGTGATGTGCGGCCACGGCCATCGCTTTTTGGTATTTTTCTTTGCTTCTGA
- a CDS encoding uncharacterized protein (COG:S;~EggNog:ENOG410Q28F) codes for MYHSALVVHKSEQAFGSYTIRQLPSDDVFVTRRLSSTTRLPLHTTVGAFTVSGSIDTVSLEATVAVDISGINLGLFYGKPSSEFRVDIELEIFKGSVEIELNAFDEIWLHIRPAGNSSKYAAEGSTTHLANLPSLSCAPWV; via the exons ATGTATCACAGCG CTCTCGTTGTCCACAAGTCGGAACAAGCCTTCGGTTCCTACACCATCAGACAACTTCCGAGTGACGATGTGTTCGTTACCAGACGTCTCTCCAGCACCACTCGCCTGCCGCTCCATACTACCGTCGGTGCTTTTACG GTCTCCGGCTCCATCGACACAGTCTCCCTAGAAGCCACGGTAGCCGTGGACATTTCCGGAATCAACCTAGGCCTGTTCTATGGAAAGCCGAGCAGCGAGTTCCGGGTCGATATCGAGCTGGAAATTTTCAAGGGGAGTGTTGAAATTGAGCTGAATGCTTTTGATGAGATTTGGCTTCATATCAGGCCGGCTGGGAACTCATCCAAGTATGCAGCGGAGGGCTCTACTACACATCTGGCAAACTTGCCGAGTCTCTCTTGTGCACCTTGGGTTTAG
- a CDS encoding isopenicillin N synthase family dioxygenase (COG:Q;~EggNog:ENOG410PVYK;~InterPro:IPR026992,IPR027443,IPR005123;~PFAM:PF03171,PF14226;~go_function: GO:0016491 - oxidoreductase activity [Evidence IEA];~go_process: GO:0055114 - oxidation-reduction process [Evidence IEA]) — protein sequence MANPSDLPVINFNSLNEKDAQGQRTSASLSERHHLFLSLRDTGFAYLKHPGVNQTTVDELFSHSRRFFAKSLEEKMEILGKMDKGRGPSQGYSNPLQLAHNPKTSDLKEFFGMYRDDDIEKPNQWLEDAESRAMRADLVRFFDSCHGVILELLSAVAEEVGLPPETFHSFIGEKNHFIACLHYPATERESFQTRVRSAPHTDYGCMTLLFNDSGEGLQVLCNTGEYEYVPRKDDCAVLNVGDLLSRFFNGALPSTMHRVVEPPATRSSDPQVEIVPDRYAIAFFGHFNLDLLIKPLDALVSATNPAKFESVVAGEHVKARVKQLHVAGHSLKEEKGSESRVPSVSA from the exons ATGGCAAACCCCAGTGACCTCCCCGTGATCAATTTCAACTCATTGAACGAGAAAGATGCACAGGGTCAGCGCACATCAGCCTCACTCAGCGAACGACACCATCTCTTCCTTTCCCTGCGCGACACTGGTTTTGCATATCTCAAACACCCCGGAGTCAATCAAACCACCGTCGATGAACTATTCTCTCATTCTAGACGCTTCTTCGCCAAGTCACTGGAGGAAAAGATGGAGATCCTGGGAAAGATGGACAAAGGTCGCGGTCCAAGCCAGGGTTACTCGAATCCTCTCCAACTAGCCCACAACCCCAAGACGTCGGACTTGAAGGAATTCTTCGGCATGTATCGCGACGACGATATCGAGAAGCCCAACCAGTGGTTGGAAGACGCCGAGTCGCGTGCAATGCGTGCGGATCTCGTCCGTTTCTTTGACTCGTGCCACGGCGTCATTCTCGAGCTGCTGAGCGCTGTCGCTGAGGAGGTCGGACTGCCCCCGGAGACTTTCCACTCTTTCATTGGCGAGAAAAATCATTTCATCGCTTGCCTGCATTATCCCGCTACGGAGCGCGAGTCATTCCAGACTCGGGTGCGCTCCGCCCCTCACACGGACTATGGATGTATGACTTTGCTGTTTAACGATTCCGGAGAGGGATTGCAAGTGCTTTGCAACACTGGCGAATATGAATACGTCCCACGGAAAGATGATTGCGCTGTGCTAAACG TCGGAGATCTCCTCTCCCGCTTCTTCAACGGTGCCCTGCCTTCGACCATGCATCGGGTCGTGGAGCCTCCCGCCACGAGAAGCAGCGACCCCCAGGTCGAAATTGTACCGGATCGTTATGCCATTGCATTCTTTGGACACTTCAATCTCGACCTCCTCATCAAGCCGCTGGACGCACTGGTGTCGGCCACGAACCCGGCCAAGTTCGAATCTGTTGTTGCGGGTGAGCACGTGAAAGCGCGTGTGAAGCAGTTGCATGTTGCTGGCCATAGTCTTaaggaggagaagggaaGTGAGAGTCGGGTGCCAAGTGTTTCTGCTTAA
- a CDS encoding uncharacterized protein (COG:C;~EggNog:ENOG410PFDH;~InterPro:IPR036188,IPR002938;~go_function: GO:0071949 - FAD binding [Evidence IEA]), with the protein MLVTQGHQLAAVRMEVDGVNIARAKPVIIEKLIRHDNGTGDGQDVDLSSYIEQWGYMGPLLMAYYNFYRMDMYAMLMEFATGPGKAEPRALRLHHACASVDYDTGRVTFLNGVTATHDLIVGADSIGVSSSAPRTSASINQYALTVRRPPHPRIFLGKKRETSTSYHRIIPTSEIHRLNLSTPPRNGLEYWGGQGLDKIIAAACRNGDIHSFYTFFPLTNSSSAGEGWNFAGTREQLQAPFSKLDPTLRALFDHAVDIKPWNLCVHSLYPYWTKGRTCIMGDAARSMLPDQSQGACQAIEDAAALEIIFGPLYSYTTDVGAGLRLYEQIWKPRTSKVQAASARARVDLSERIDFSSQKGSKLYEVADKNKKLTIEV; encoded by the exons ATGCTGGTGACGCAAGGTCATCAATTAGCTGCGGTGCGAATGGAAGTCGATGGCGTGAACATTGCACGGGCGAAGCCTGTCATTATTGAGAAGCTTATCCGGCACGACAACGGGACTGGGGATGGTCAGGATGTTGATTTGTCGAGTTACATTGAGCAATGGGGATATATGGGTCCTCTCCTCATG GCATACTACAATTTCTATCGCATGGATATGTATGCCATGTTGATGGAATTTGCCACAGGGCCTGGGAAAGCAGAACCTCGTGCGCTGCGACTGCATCATGCCTGCGCATCTGTGGATTATGACACGGGCAGAGTCACCTTCTTGAACGGGGTGACTGCCACTCACGATCTGATCGTTGGGGCCGACAGTATCGGGGTAAGCTCATCTGCACCCAGGACAAGCGCATCAATTAATCAATACGCACTTACAGTCCGTCGTCCGCCGCACCCTAGAATCTTTCTCGGAAAAAAGCGAGAAACTTCAACCTCCTACCACCGCATCATCCCAACCTCCGAAATCCACCGCCTCAATCTCTCCACGCCACCCAGAAACGGCCTTGAGTATTGGGGCGGCCAAGGGCTCGACAAGATCATCGCAGCAGCCTGCCGCAACGGCGATATCCACTCGTTCTATACATTCTTCCCCCTCACCAATTCCAGTTCGGCAGGCGAGGGATGGAATTTTGCCGGAACACGGGAGCAACTGCAAGCGCCGTTCTCCAAGCTCGATCCAACGCTAAGAGCACTCTTTGATCACGCGGTTGATATCAAGCCGTGGAACTTGTGCGTGCATAGCCTGTATCCGTATTGGACAAAAGGGCGCACATGTATTATGGGCGACGCAGCGCGTTCAATGCTCCCGGATCAGAGCCAGGGGGCGTGTCAGGCTATTGAGGATGCGGCGGCGTTGGAGATTATTTTTGGGCCGTTGTACAGCTACACAACAGATGTGGGGGCGGGGCTGAGACTGTACGAGCAAATTTGGAAACCTCGTACGAGTAAGGTGCAAGCAGCAAGTGCACGAGCAAGAGTAGATCTATCTGAGAGGATCGACTTTTCTTCGCAGAAAGGGAGCAAGCTATACGAGGTTGCTGACAAGAACAAGAAACTAACTATTGAG GTATGA
- a CDS encoding uncharacterized protein (COG:E;~EggNog:ENOG410PHHD;~InterPro:IPR013057;~PFAM:PF01490;~TransMembrane:10 (i63-82o88-109i137-160o166-187i199-219o239-258i270-291o311-331i351-371o377-392i)), producing MSQSPDIHPTTTLEAGQEDKQKIQDPPFPDDIQKAETAPYRQDVFGDEEHAEIKYKTLKWWQCGLLMVAETISLGILSLPAAVAGLGLAPAIIILISLGLIASYTGYVIGQLKWRYPHISSMADAGEVLMGKFGKEILFGGQILYLVFLMASHLLTFSVAMNTITVHGTCSIVFGIVGLVLSLGLSLPRTLKNMSWLSLASFISIFTAVLLTMIAIAIQNPKPSITATVPTNLVTGFTSALNISLSYASHNIFFNVIAELKNPRDFPKALTLLQCIDITLYLVAAVVIYCYAGDSVASPALGSASPLISKIAYGLALPTIVIAGVISGHIACKSIYTRIFAGTDRMHKRDFTAVGSWIGVAVALWVIAWIIAEAIPVFSNLLSLMITWLIMVKDGTLRQLV from the exons ATGAGTCAATCCCCGGATATACACCCCACTACTACTCTGGAAGCCGGCCAGGAAGACAAACAGAAGATACAAGATCCACCTTTCCCCGACGACATCCAAAAAGCTGAAACCGCACCTTATCGCCAAGATGTTTTTGGTGATGAAGAGCATGCAGAGATCAAGTACAAGACTTTGAAGTGGTG GCAATGTGGCCTCCTAATGGTCGCCGAAACCATCTCCCTCGGaatcctctccctccccgcCGCCGTCGCAGGCCTCGGCCTCGCCCCAGcaatcatcatcctcatctctcTAGGCCTAATAGCCTCGTACACAGGCTACGTAATCGGCCAACTGAAATGGCGATACCCGCATATCTCCAGCATGGCGGACGCAGGCGAGGTCCTCATGGGGAAATTCGGTAAAGAGATACTATTCGGCGGACAGATATTGTATCTTGTTTTTCTGATGGCGAGTCATTTGTTGACATTTTCGGTTGCTATGAACACGATTACGGTGCATGGGACTTGCTCGATTGTGTTTGGGATTGTGGGGTTGGTGCTGTCGTTGGGGTTGTCGTTGCCCAGGACGTTGAAGAATATGTCGTGGCTTTCGTTGGCTT CATTCATCAGTATCTTCACAGCGGTCCTCCTCACAATGATCGCAATCGCCATACAGAACCCCAAGCCATCCATCACAGCAACCGTGCCAACAAACCTCGTCACCGGTTTTACCTCAGCCCTCAACATCTCCTTGTCTTACG CAAGCCACaacatcttcttcaacgTGATTGCCGAACTCAAAAACCCCAGAGACTTTCCCAAAGCTCTCACCTTGCTGCAATGCATCGATATCACCCTGTACCTCGTGGCAGCGGTGGTTATATACTGCTACGCCGGCGACAGCGTCGCTTCTCCGGCCCTCGGCTCAGCAAGTCCACTAATTTCGAAGATTGCGTATGGTCTTGCGCTACCGACT ATTGTGATCGCTGGCGTTATAAGCGGTCACATCGCCTGCAAATCAATTTATACGCGCATCTTCGCGGGTACAGACAGAATGCACAAGCGGGATTTCACGGCCGTTGGATCGTGGATTGGGGTCGCGGTGGCTCTCTGGGTCATCGCGTGGATCATTGCAGAGGCGATTCCGGTGTTCAGCAATCTTCTCAGTCTTATG ATTACCTGGCTGATTATGGTAAAAGACGGCACTCTTCGCCAGCTGGTTTAG